In Citrus sinensis cultivar Valencia sweet orange chromosome 2, DVS_A1.0, whole genome shotgun sequence, a single genomic region encodes these proteins:
- the LOC102608195 gene encoding uncharacterized protein LOC102608195, which yields MKKLSNMKGKVHPSPVPALSFLPPTILILAAALSPEDKEVLAYLILFCGSTSTNNNNNNNNNTTANSYKTTHKSTRGGGGGGDGEHAPLFNCNCFRCYKSFWARWDMSPKRQLIHEIIEAYEEGLFRETNKRSLKKKKKRGNKRVCDDDQFKDGESGLPELTSSDAGAAAAKDLGEGDHGGEDDDEVEEEKGSVAKVVNFLGERIWNFWGIN from the exons ATGAAGAAGCTGAGTAATATGAAAGGAAAAGTTCACCCATCACCGGTGCCAGCTTTATCATTTCTTCCACCAACGATCCTAATCCTAGCTGCAGCCCTCTCGCCCGAAGACAAAGAAGTCTTGGCCTATCTCATCTTGTTCTGTGGCAGCACCAgcaccaataataataataataataataataatacaacgGCTAATAGTTACAAAACTACCCACAAGAGTACTCGGGGTGGTGGTGGCGGCGGCGATGGTGAGCACGCGCCTTTGTTTAATTGCAACTGTTTTAGGTGTTACAAGAGCTTTTGGGCACGTTGGGACATGTCACCAAAGCGTCAACTGATACATGAGATTATAGAGGCCTATGAAGAAGGGTTGTTTCGAGAGACTAATAAGAGGAGTctcaagaagaagaagaagagaggcAATAAGAGAGTTTGCGATGATGATCAGTTTAAAGACGGAGAGTCGGGCTTGCCGGAACTGACCAGTTCAGATGCTGGTGCGGCTGCTGCTAAGGATCTTGGTGAAGGTGATCATGGTGGTGAAGATGACGATGAAGTGGAAGAGGAGAAAGGGTCTGTTGCGAAGGTTGTGAATTTTCTTGGAGAAAGGATTTGGAATTTTTGGG gtatcaattga
- the LOC102607907 gene encoding GDSL esterase/lipase At2g04570-like, translated as MAYAYLIWFLLCQFLVFVSEIQAKLPAVIVFGDSSVDAGNNNFIPTVARSNFQPYGRDFNGGRATGRFSNGKIATDFISEALGVKPTIPAYLDPAYNISDFATGVTFASAATGYDNATSNVLAVIPLWKELEYYKDYQKLLRAYLGETKANEIISEALHVISAGTNDFLENYYAMPAGPGSRRTQFTITGYQDFLSDIAQNFVKSLYNLGARKISLGGLPPMGCMPLERTTNLMGQHECVERYNNVASQFNGKLSGLVLKLNKELPGIKLVFSNPYFAFMQIIRRPALYGFDVTEVACCATGMFEMGYACARDSMFSCTNADKYVFWDAFHPTQKTNRIIADHVVKSALAKFL; from the exons atggcttaCGCATACCTCATATGGTTCCTTTTATGTCAGTTTCTTGTGTTTGTTTCCgaaattcaagcaaaacttccAGCAGTGATCGTGTTTGGAGACTCATCAGTTGATGCGggaaacaataattttattcctaCGGTTGCAAGGAGCAATTTTCAGCCGTATGGTCGTGATTTTAACGGTGGCCGTGCCACCGGAAGGTTCTCTAATGGAAAAATTGCTACTGATTTTATTTCTGAGGCCTTAGGTGTCAAGCCAACGATTCCTGCTTACTTGGATCCTGCATATAATATCTCAGATTTTGCCACTGGTGTTACGTTTGCTTCTGCTGCAACCGGCTATGATAATGCCACTTCTAATGTACTT GCTGTGATACCTTTGTGGAAGGAGCTGGAGTACTACAAGGATTACCAGAAGTTACTGAGAGCTTATCTTGGAGAGACAAAAGCAAACGAAATAATCAGTGAGGCTCTACACGTAATAAGCGCAGGAACAAACGACTTCCTTGAGAACTACTATGCTATGCCGGCGGGTCCCGGCAGCCGTCGAACTCAGTTCACCATTACAGGATACCAAGATTTTCTTTCAGACATTGCCCAGAATTTCGTTAAAAGTCTGTACAATCTCGGAGCTCGAAAGATCTCTCTCGGAGGGCTGCCTCCAATGGGCTGCATGCCATTGGAAAGAACCACAAATCTAATGGGGCAACATGAATGTGTTGAGAGATACAACAATGTGGCTTCGCAGTTTAATGGCAAATTGAGTGGATTAGTTTTGAAGTTAAACAAAGAGCTTCCTGGAATCAAACTTGTGTTTTCGAATCCTTATTTTGCTTTCATGCAGATCATACGAAGACCTGCTCTTTATG GATTCGACGTTACAGAAGTGGCATGCTGCGCAACGGGAATGTTCGAAATGGGCTACGCATGCGCCCGTGACAGTATGTTTTCATGCACAAATGCTGATAAATATGTCTTTTGGGATGCCTTTCATCCGACGCAGAAAACCAATCGCATCATCGCTGATCATGTGGTCAAGTCTGCTCTTGCGAAGTTTCTTTGA